The Gouania willdenowi chromosome 14, fGouWil2.1, whole genome shotgun sequence nucleotide sequence CTCTGGGTAAGGAGTCGGACTATGGAGGGAGGCTCACATTCTGCTCCACTCAACACAGAACCCTCTGATCATTTCTCTCCATCTTCTTTCACCAGGGTTAGCTGTGGGCGTCGGCCTCTTTACAACTTTTTTATATGTGAATAAAAGCATCCAAACTCAAGTGTTTCTTCAGGTACGTGGAGATCTAAAGCAGGAGTGATGAAGACTCTgtcactgatgatgatgatgatgcttctCTTTTCCTTTAGGATCGTCACTCCAAGCTACAGTGTGTGTGGCTCCTAGTGTTCCTGATCAGCACCAGCCTCCTGCTTTATTACACCTTTCTCACTGAAGCACTTTATCGTTGGTGAGGcaaaacaccccccccccccccccacacacacacacacacacacacaacaacaacagaaagtttacaaaaaagcTAAATTATTGTTGTGTGTGATTCAGTCgtataccaaaatccatttaaattgaaaaacattgcttctcaTGTCAAGTATTGTTAGGCGATTAATTGAGGTTAATCGAGGTTAAGTAATTAcattagatacatttttttaatagagTCCCAAAGCTAAATATTTTGAATGGATTGCATATGATAGTTATTTCCATGTAAATTTTATATTGAAATGTTGTTGCCCTTTGCAACCCTTGTCACAgttctaaaagaaaaaacaaaagtgagtGCACATGAAGGTTCACTACACTACATGTAGAATTGATCTATGACCACATCTGCACACATAAAGGCATATCAATATTTAATCATCACCAAAATAtcactatactgtatatacaaggTTAACATATTTCCCCAGCCTTTCTATGTGTGCATGTAATACATGGCTGTAATAATACATTAGTTTAACTAGTAGGTGTTAGTTATGGGTCCATCTGTGACTAATCTAAGAAcgtttgtctttctttttcctgcAGCCTGATCTTCCTCAGCCCAGGTATTGAGCTGCTGGGCTTCTGGGAGACTCTGTGGGCAGTGGGCATCACTAATTTTATTATAAAGTTTCTCTTTATGGGGATTAAGTGCCTTATTCTACTGCTGCTGCCCTCGTCCCTGGTGAACTACAGGAGCCAGGTAACACTGCTCAGTTCCTTTTCAGTGCTGTGGGTACTTTATACCAGTGTGTAATGAAGGATCTGATCCACTGACCGTCTCCAGGGGCGATGGCTGATGCTGACGGAGGAGCTGGGTCAGGTGCACCAGGCTAcagctcctcttcctctgtgGTTTGGGTACCTGGTGTCTCAGCAGGAGAGTGAGGGCACCCCTGGGTTCACCGTGGGTGTTCTACTGGCTCTGCTCTACCTCATCCTGAAGGTGATTCACGTCCACCAACTTATAGACACTTCCTGTACACTGTTtggactgtaaaaaaaatggacgggacaagctccctggttgagtgaagcttttatttttagagctccccctgctgactggctacagtataggtcataagccccgcctcctcaatgataacggatgggatgtgggtcaaactagttaaaatactcatcacaatttgtttccaaacctaaactctgctgtgatcattagttattatcaccctacattatGTTCAAgtgcatatttttcaatctgtgaagtttgtttttaatacgttatttgaggttgaaaaacaggatttgacgtcatatgacgatgattgacagctgcGGGTCTCTCTTTGTGATTAGCAGTTACGTCATGAAGGAAAGCTGAGAAGCCTgcttttcttaatttttaaatagAGTATGTTTAGATATTTGAGCTGAAATATATCATGGTTTTGTACTAACGTTGGTAGAattgggcggggcgtgttaccagggctcgtTCCGCCAGAGTGAACTCAAAGAAGTCCTGTCATTCCTAAAGCCTCCAAATTTCACTTTGAATATTTACCTAATTTCCTTTTCAGAATTTGTTAGTCTGAAATGCAAAAAGACCCGAATTGTAATGTAAAAACTGGTCAATTATGTAATAAAAGTGCTGAGCACGAAATGTAATTTTAAGAAAAACCGTCAGATCTGTAAGCATCCATGGTGAGATTTAGACAACATTGGCGGCGTGTGGGGGGAAGGCCAAACGTTGaaaacaatttgtttttgtttcaagcCAACGCTCTTTCAGTAGCCTTGAAGTCTCTGGTCTCAGTAAATCCAATTGTGTGGGATCAAACAGCAATTGGCCAAGACATCCTCTCCATCCTCTCTGAGATCGATTCAATTCCATGCAAACGCTCCAGAGTAGCCTCttgcttacttttgagtttgttcatcGTGATAGTCTGAGAGTTCAGTGCCCCGCTTCATCCTTCAGagatgactggcagccttcccaaaacagctgccaacatAATACAGACTTTACCATAGATCAGATAGCCGCCAGCTCTAATCAACAGCATCCCTACTATCATGATTCCAATCATGTAAATATCGTCCACGGAGATTAAAGTCAGGCACACAACTTCCTGTCTATCCCAGGAATCCATCTTGTATCCGGCTGCAAACGTTTCATCAGAACACGCAGGCTCACCTCGACCTCGTCTTCTCATTGAGAAAATGTGATCAATAGCATTAAGTGACCAGCTGACCATTTCCATAATTTCAGTTTTTGGATGAATACAGATAATCTACTAGATCCACTGGACagcagacaaaacaagcagctgGGGCAGATGAGGTGGAGGGTAGGAGCAAAGAGAAGCAGAAGAGAGGTTTTCCTATTATGGGAAACCGGAGGAACTTTAATGTACGTGTTGGTTTTAAAGTGACATGTTTCTAAAGGGAAATCCAGTTTGTCTTCTGTGTAACAGGATGTTTCCTCTATAGACAACGTAACATGAGTCAAACATGTACCAAAGTGCTGCTGGATCAACAACAGGTCAATTCTGAAAGAAAGATCACATAGGAAAGCTTTACAGGATGTACAGTATAGGACTAATATGAGCAGCAACTGTTGATCCAATAGTCTTTAATTGGAAATTAAACTCAGGTGTTTACCCTATCCGTCAATATTGTATAAAGAAATAATTGTCATGTTGATTTTTGAGCCCATCTCActttgaatgtttattttgatgattataatgtatatactgtatgcttgaaattgattgtttattcattaatttaatgaataatgttatttattcattttgtgagCAGGATTATTTCAAAAGTATGTAACAAATTTGGATGAAACGTTAACCAAAGATAGTCCTTACATGGGTGATTACATGGGTGCTCAAATGTATATTACATTTTGGGGGGATCTGGATTAGTCCTGtgatttctgttttggcgataaataaaataacaataccTATAACAGGTAGGGGTCTAGAGACACCAGCACACTGGGAAGTAGAGTTTCAAAGGCTTTGCCACTTCTTACACACACGCTGTGTACTTTTGGTGTCAGTCGTCTCACTCCAGCAGCTCTTCTGCAAGATGTAAAGCTGGTGTGAATAATAACAATGCGCTACACCTGTGATTAATCAGCAACAGTCCCTCCCTGAATCACATCCCACACAGGCTCTCCCTACTATTTTAACCACCCACAACAACCTCTTATAATAATAGATtcttattttatagcttattttttattgtaatgctTGTTTTATCCTTCGctcagatggatttctgagtgcttcCTAACCCagaacaagccacactacagaactcactcacacatgctgtcccgtacaggaaaaaaaaaagccaaaagtggcacatattgtgcagctgtttgttaatgaatatgccttttgtatcagcaaatttaacccagaattatctATATGGTAAGATTGTGAGTTAAAAACATCAagaattatattgtatattgacattttgagaaaaataaaaagatatacGTTTGTTTCATATCGCCCAGGATACATATtcagattctggatcagttttgaAAAATATCCCTGTTTTTCTAAAtttgagaaaaggaaaaaaaaaaatcttttcataattgactgatctGACTCAAGTGATGTCAGGTTGAACCTTCAATTAGCACCAAGTTGTTTATTTCATCATGATTTTTCTTTCATAAATGGGTGCTCAATTTCTTCCAAGAAAGTGTGAATGAAtgtatttaaagtgtgtgtgtgtgtgtgtgtgtgtttcagcttTTAGGTTTGTACACCCAGGGCACATCGCTATTGAAAGCTGTGAGGCTGTTGCTAACAGGCGAGGTGAGTCCTGAGCTCCACACTCACTCTCGACTCATTCTCAGTTGTTTTCTTAAGttatttctgtgtttctcaGGCCGTAGGAATGCCAGCGACCAGGAGCCAGTGCAGCGAGGCAGGAGACGTGTGTCCCATCTGTCAGGGAGACTACAGGGAGCCTCGAGCTTTAATCtgtcaggtacacacacacacacacacaccctgcacTGCGCTAGTAGGGCCCTATAATTTTTACGTTAACGGAATCACGGAgggaatcaaccaatgaaaatgaAATCCATTGTTAAACGCTGGAATTCACAGAATGTTTTCCAGGACCGCTCTTTAGGTGCACCGGCCGCCCCCCCCACCGTCCTCTTTGcttcaaacaccatctaaactgccaaaaagcTACGCAACTCAACACTCattcctaaatacagagccaccactGAAAAGTGCAGTCcgtaactttcagatccctccctccccactgctctcttgccctgcctccaaactttccaaagtccctgcctcagaggagctaacaagctaatgttagcccgacagcaacatcacagtaacatAACATACAccgttaaaagcatattactgcagcgcttctctctctctatgtgcacacatgAACAAACGCACACGCACcgcagagttctagtgtaacaattacaaatcaaatataatgtaaatcaagcagcagtaattacctttcaagcagaaaagtcaccaattccatcttctactcctccagaccacacactgtaaaaaagatggtgcTCCAGGCACTACCTTGCTATgagcattgctgtgttttggccaCAGCAGAAAGGGGCGGGGGcagtgagcaacagctgtcagacagtccatcaaaaacaatcctggctctgattggttcttttttcttGGTGCATTCTAGCAATCTgacaaaggctgcaggagcagcagggggcgggactcaatgagcctgttttttttcacacaaactactatccatccatccatcttcatacccgcttattcccgttcaacagggtcgcgggggtctgccggtgccaatccacaaactactagtttgatgtaaagctgtccttacatagtgacagctttagcaaatatgacaaaaagtcacttttataagagttacggactgcacctttaactttATTGCGTCTGTGAAGCTCAGCTCTTTTCTCATCAAGCGCTGCAGCGCTCcatgaaaacatgatcagcttcacctgctcagagcgtttaaacatctcatcagagctacagaagatctgtagataaagttgttctgttgttgtggacgagaccatcgataccagagattgtagagtctgaaacatcacaGTTTAataataacttctgatactgttaaatattctggcccctagtggaGAAATAACTGACGCATCCTtgtgtccatttgtttttgttttatcattatggtctggaatgatgtcatcaggatcttTTAAATTaggttgatcaaaacttaatcaatatacctgatcagattcagtaaaccattgatctctGAGGGTGGGTGACGTTAATGCTGTTCTTATAtttatgacaaataaataattaaaaaggaacagtcagaataatccatgtcactacaacttatatcttccttttaattgtagtttactcattatttataattatatacaacagaatttttttttttttaaaaagtgtaaaacacagaattaggacaaaaataaaatgattttatatGGCCCTATGCTCGGCTCCATTTGTGCTTTAAACGTGTTTCCGTTGAAggctgttttggagcctcgtaacactcgtgaaatctcatcctgtgagatttctctgcaggaagacggacgctccaaactaATATTTTTTAAGCACAATGCTAAGgaatgtctcggtctcctccGCGTGaggaaaaaatgtttccattacacatttcaaaatcaaaacgtctgaaaaacctcctcatgaaagcgtagaTACTTTTAAGcgatttcagtgttttttctcAACTCAGATGTTTCTATTCCCTGTTTTTATTGAACTGTTTAGATTTGTGTCATGAAAACGCAGCTCGTGCCTCTAACAACGCGCTTGTCTCCTTTTCAGCACATATTCTGTGACGAGTGCATCGCTCTGTGGTTTAACCGGGAGAAGAGCTGCCCGCTGTGTCGCACGGTCATCACAGAGAAGGTTTACAAATGGAGGGACGGGGCCTCGTCGCCACACCTGCAGATTTACTGAGAGGGTTCCCAGATGTTGTTCCTTCACAGCTTTTTAAGGCCTAATGTGGTGCACACTGCTCAGAGTACGGCTCTGTGGGAACATTTCTcacttactgtatttattttcaccCTCTAAACTATTCGActagtatttttctttttcccatttttgctttacacttgtgttgttttgattttcacattttaaagagtatttttttccctctcagGCACGAAATAGTGTTGTTTCTACTTGTAAATATGAAATCAAAGCAGATTTATATGAAAGCAGTATTTTTCAGTGTGGCTTATTaatgttacattaaaaaagacaGATTTCAAAGATAAACCAGCTGCCACACCCTCAcaaagctccgccccctcacaGTGGATCAGTTGTGTGattaaagagccacatgttgttCTTTGCTTGTGAATGTAAGCACAGCTCGTCTGTGTTTAGCACCACGTGTGTGATGACGACAAACACAGCTACACAAACAGTTGCTATGCAATGGACGGATCAACACTTTCTCTCCTTGTTCTTCTCACCTGATGAAAAGAATACATTCAAACCTCTGAGAAATTATTTTTCTACGGGGCAAACTTAAGCCTGTTTTTGTAAAAACCAAAGAGCAAAACACATCTATTTTATGAATGAAAATGgttcagttatttttattcatctcTTATTAAAGATTTATGTTGGAAATCACAGTCGTCCTTGGATTATTTACGTCTATGGAGTAAATGGGAAGCATTAACGAGAAATTTAGCTAAAAACGACAAACCTGTGTATTTACCGGTAGCTTGCATTTTTAGTACTTTTGTTGCCAAAAGTATCAGACTATGGTTTCAAATGTTTGGAACTGCAAATAAAACTCAtactagaccagtggttctcaaccttttcagcccgtgacccccaaaataaaggttccagagaccagggatccccactgtacctgaatgTGGTTGAACACTTAAGAACactcatgtggagacaggaccatctataagggggaataaaggaaagagatttttggggtctaTCCATAAAGttagtaaaatgatggtccattgttctatgaatctgtgataaccacatttatttatctctgAAGTTTTTTAGTATTTGTGTCATagcatatagtcatcttaatgtaatttaaaacataggaacaattagtttaaactggccaataatgggcatgacaaatattCAATCTAATTAAATTGGCAATAATAAATAAGCATGAAAATATAGTTCTGTCATTGTCCTGGTTTTAGTGCACAGGAAGTCACGTTaggtgtaaatagtactgataaatcctatagaagtactgttacttgattgagatcaaatcttgcacaatttattattttccacaaaggcgtcTTTTTACGGCGCCCTCTAGGATGTGACCCCAAAGGCCTGAGAGTCTGCACCATATGACGCTGGACAGAAATAAAGGTATTAAAAGTAGCAACATAACCAAACAAAAGGGACTGGAGATCCTGgccaaactaaactaaactaggaCACTGGCCCAACCCTCCAAAGAGGGTTTTCGTGGCACGTCATCAAACCGGAAGTTGCCATATtggaggcaaggcaaggcaaatttatttatatagcgcatttcatactcaaggcaactcaatgtgctttacatgataaaacattcaattgtttaaaatcaataagaacatttaaaatcatcagtaaaatcaattaaaatcatcattacatcaacaacatgacaaaaaatctctctctcaatcatatgcagtagagaaaaaaagtgcctttaactttgatttaaaaatgttcacattggatgctgacttcagctccgctggcagtttgttccacttctttgcagcataacaactaaaagcagcatcaccatgtttactgtgaactctgggctccactatctgatctgtgtccatagatctgagagacctgctgggttcatacctgactaacatgtcactgatgtattctggaccaaacccatacacagatttatacaccagcagcagaactttaaagtctattctgaggctgactgggagccagtgtaaagactttaaaactggagtaatgtgctctgacctctttgttctggttaagacccgaactgcagcgttctgaaccagctgtactCAACAGGTACTCAACAGGTAAACAAAGTAGATCCCGAACATCAAACAGTTTGTCAGACAGTGAAAAAggtttggagttttatagactgccaaaagttataacaaatcagggagaacaatatcaagttatcagaggaaaggaggagcttTGTGGATAAAGAACGATCTACGtggcaaaaatctggacaacatctgaatttgtttggaccatttcttgtcaggtaagtgaattgttgatagcagcggctcttaattaattttctataataatataatttatatcaagctactgcatgtaGCATTcttgacttaatataatcacatttaataggctgctacagtagcaacacagttaaaatgtagagctaaaacatgctgtatttctcattgtattccatgTAAAATGTCTGACCTTTATCAAAAGTATGACCCGGTTAGGATTAAAACCATCTAGTTGacagacccaaatgcagggatgGAGGCGGAGCTCAGGTGCATTATTCCAATATTTGTTTCTTGAGGCATTGTCAGACAAGCAGGGATTCGGTACACAGGTGGTCAGTCCAGGAAGGCAGAGCGAGGGTAAGAATGTCCAAATGCAGGGGAAACCCACTTACTGGCATGAAACCATAATAAATGTCCCAGCACTGACCTGAACCAAAGCCTCCCCATTTATACCCAGCATTTAATCAGTTGCAGCTGGAGACCAATCAGCAGTAGAAGGCTGCTGGGAGGGAGGCCAAGATTtcctgcctgccctccaaaataaaaccccatcttGACAGCAATAGACAGAAGACTCTCCGGACGAGGGAGCcaactcgtatggatctgcaccaccaataaaccgtaACTTGTCCAAATATCGTGCTTTTACCTGCAGACCAAGaccttccctgtatgcctttgcatctataatgcattttgaggagcttttctgtggtttcagaCATATATCCATCTCAGTGTTTATTCtcgagtgcctccaatatggccacgCATCCGagttactgcccagaacgtAACATAGGCGAAAACCCTCTATATACACCTAATATGCATTCAGAGTTTCATGATAATTTGAACACGTTTAGGCTCTCAAAAATGCAATCACTTTTTTGTCAGTAAAAATGACTTGCATTATAATAGGGTCCAACTTTACACTttgtaataaagtataataactTTGTaataacaaacttacaaagTGTTGAGtcatgtctgctgctggtctaATGTTGTACCTCCTCTCTCCTGGTCCTCTTTATAcatctcctcctccctctccacctgattactgatgtgaatCAAGTGTTTGATGAGAGGGAGGAAGGGAAGGCGGAGAGGCACCAACTGTAACGCAtctgttaaaatgtacaaatcttttaaaaataaaaaaataccaattaattcaatttagaataggctctaagtatagctacatttataaactctaaaactgagaaaacaactGGCATCCAATGTAGCTTTGGCAACGTGcattaggtttaatctgattggtcggctatgacgtgatgcatttgattgttgtctggttattttattttttgtagtttcacaatgtccgttgattattttaaaacaagaaataacaatttactcagtcatgaatgggtgtagaaatgtaatgaattactttacatcttttaaaacgtactttagtacaagtaaaattactgatttagaaatatacaagaaaaaaaagtacaagtacccataaaagcaactcaattacagtaacatgagtactttaCAGCACGCCCATTGTTTGACACCAaagtttattcttatttatccTTTGTACACATGTATATACTGTTTTTCTTAAATGTttacttcaaaataaatacaaaatctaGATTTTAATTGAAGTACACAGATCCAGTTTAGAATGTATGGTTTTTAATTCAGACGTCTTTATGTACATCACACATACATCTTGTTCCCTCTCCTTTCACAATAAAGGATTCTTTTGTTGCACTCAAACAAAAGCATGTTGGTCACTTAAACTCCGACAGACAGTGGTGAGACACTCCCTCCCAgtcccacaaacacacatactggaaccagcagtgacgtgccgtgaccactagggtaagggaggcagggcgttgcaaatcgagaccaccaatgacaatttcatatgtttctgctggcaagtgttaattcaattcaactttatttgtatagcacaatttacaacaaaccctgactgcatgtcactggTAGGAaaagtaggcagtgcctacccaagggtgaattgatattttgattatttgttttaattataatataattataaattctttatttttcaatttccgatagcctacagtacctagaagtttgaaagtgtcagcattttgcttttcatagcctaaatTACTGAAcatttcctaaccgctgtaaggcaggaggccacaccccttctcaaaagcacgttgctgctccgcctctgttcccatagcgtgtttttatgtgtttgcgcatgagCAGTCGGTTccacaagatgaaaaccatttacgtccaaaggcagctctctacactgcctttggacataacggtgctatgctaaatgctatacgtaagttcacagtgcattagtgaattgatatcacgtgaccgctgctgctacgttctctagctagtgggcgggataacactacagacagaatgacagcgctagagatgatagagaaaaacgacagcttttaaaagatgtgagaccaacacctgagctaccagagcttcagtaaaggtaaggtcagaacattgttggtactttctacagtgaaaagGAAGGAtcgactttgtggatgctcctcactgagttGTCATTTTCGCcatgtttccaacacaaacaacagatgtgctgccgtgtcatgagatatatcttgttgggtaGTATGGAGTATGGAGTCTATATCAAATAAtcgtttgtttctttaatggtgtttatgttaattttgttagatggctaaatgctt carries:
- the rnft1 gene encoding E3 ubiquitin-protein ligase RNFT1 → MKLRVQNDRSDFRRAVKLGKSPAVMQPTSCEQENHAGNGLSLNLQPELVTRTPAVPAATAATVPAASSDVRLHMSNAPGDSGGAAAPRRSRISSHGHSHGNHRMHHHQHSATEAESDPPDPDSGEPSGTSLSELRCVFRWLQKSLPFLIILCSKLVVQHTLGLAVGVGLFTTFLYVNKSIQTQVFLQDRHSKLQCVWLLVFLISTSLLLYYTFLTEALYRCLIFLSPGIELLGFWETLWAVGITNFIIKFLFMGIKCLILLLLPSSLVNYRSQGRWLMLTEELGQVHQATAPLPLWFGYLVSQQESEGTPGFTVGVLLALLYLILKLLGLYTQGTSLLKAVRLLLTGEAVGMPATRSQCSEAGDVCPICQGDYREPRALICQHIFCDECIALWFNREKSCPLCRTVITEKVYKWRDGASSPHLQIY